The DNA sequence ACCAATGAGGCTGTTCAGGAGGTAATCACCTCTTTTCAGGAATTAGAAGGAACAACCTTCCAGAGTGGAATGTATGATTTCTGGACTGCTTTTCAGGAATTTGCAAAAATACCGGATTCTTCTGTGAACCAGAATCTGATTATTCAGAAGGGAACTTTGTTTATTGAACGGGCGCAGGGAATTTACGATAACATGAAGTCCTATCAGAGTAAGATTAACTTGAAGGTTTCCGAGTCTATTGACCGTATCAACGAATTGGGACATACCATTCAGGAATTGAATCTTCAGATTCAGAAGGTGGAAGCTGGTAAGATAGAAACAGCAATGACTCTGAGGGATGAAAGAGATAATGCGTTAGATGAACTTTCTAAGTATGCACAGATAGATTTTGAAGAGACATCAGATGGAATCGTAAAGGTAAAATTAGAAGGAGTACGATTTGTAGACGAAGTCCATGTATTTGAAATGGGACAGAAGGTTGACAGAATGACCGGATTTATCACACCGACCTGGCCGCATTTATCAGATGAAAGTCTTGGACAGTATACAGAAGTATTTGATTATAGCGTAGACATTAGCTCTGAAATGGATACAGATATAGGAATCCTAAAGGCACAGGTGTTGGCAAGAGGAGATCATATTGCCAATTATACAGATGTGGCGGGACTTACAGCAGATCAATATAATGATGGAGCCGGAATGTCTGTTATGCTTTCTGCTCAGGCGGAATTCGACCAATTGGTGCATGGAGTTATGACGGCAATCAATGACGTGTTAAGTCCGTTAACCACAGCAAGTTTTACTGGCGCAGACGGAACAGTTTACAATAATGTAAAGATTTGGGATGAAGAAAAAGGCTGTGTAGGAAACGATGGTCAGAAACCGGGACGTGAATTATTTGTGAGACGTGGTATGGAACGTTATACAGCAGTAGAAGGAAATGATGGAAAGACCTATTATGTATATAATGAAGAAGATACCACAGATACATCTAAAATGTATACGACCTATGGTGTATCTATCAATCAGGATTTACTGGAGGCAGAATCCAATCTCCCGTATTTAAGACAGAATGGTGAAGTTGCACAGTCAATGGCGGAAGAATTGGCAGCAATATGGGAAAATAAAGGATTGATACTGAATCCGAATGATACGGACCCTTGTACTTTTGAAGGTTATTATGAAAAGTTCATGAATGGACTGGCTACAAAGGGAAATGTATATGAAAGTGTTGCACAGAGCCTTTCCGGTTCGGTGACCAGTATTGAAAATCAGCGTCAGCAGGTAATCGGAGTTTCGGCAGATGAAGAGTTGACCAATATGATAAAGTACCAGAATGCGTATAATGCAGCAAGTCGGTACATTAACGTAATTTCTGAAATGTTAGAACACATTATAACTCAGCTTGGATAAGAATAAGAGGTGAAAATATGCCATCAACATTTTTTGGATTAACAATTTCAAGTTCAGCCCTGACATCCTTTCAGGCAGCAACGAATACCGTAGCAAATAATATTTCGAATGTAAATACAAAAGGTTATACCAGACAGCAGGCAATCCGTGTGGCAGCAGAAGCCCTTAGAGTCAACCAGAAGTATGGTATGGCGGGCAGTGGTGTAGATACCACTGAGATTAAGCAGATTCGTGATTTCTATTATGATGTGAAGTATTGGGAGAACAACGCGAAGGTTGGACTTTATGATACAAAGTTATATTACATGCAGCAGATAGAGGATTACCTGATAGATGATGACACTGCAAAGGGATTTTCTACTATATTGGATGAAATGTTTAATGCACTGAATACCTTAAATAGTAATCCGAATGATTTGGACAAGCGTCAACAGTTCATTAGTAAGTCTCAGAGCTTTGCAACTTTTTTTAATAGTTTAAGTACCGGACTTGGTAAGATTCAGGAAGATTGTAATAAGGAAATCGCGACTCAGGTAGAGAATATTAATTCCATTTCACAAAAGATAGCATTATTGAATAAACAGATTAATGTGATTGAACTTCAGGGAACCAATGCCAATGAACTGAGAGATCAGCGAGCTCTTTTGGTAGACGAGCTTTCCGAATTAGTTCCGGTAGAAGTAATCGAGACAAAAGTTACCAACAGTAATTACCCGGACATGTATACCGGTGCAACGGATTATGTATTAAAAATTGATGGAAAGACTTTAGTTAATAATTTTGAATATAATACATTAAAATGTGTTGCGAGAGATGAGAAGGTAAATCAGTCTGATGTAGAAGGACTTTATGATATTTGTTGGGAAGGCAGTAACATTCCGTTTAATCCTGCAAGTAAGGCATCTGACGGAAGATTAAGAGCATTATTTGAAATCCGTGATGGAAATAATGCAGAAGGGTTCAGTGGAAGTGTGCAGGAAGTTACTGCCGGTACAGGCGGAGATGTAGTTACTTTAAAGAATCCAAGTATTACTGACATCAATTACATGACCATGCCGTCTGAAGGTATTATTACCATGAATAATAAGGATTATAAGTATACGGGATTTTCTTATGATGAAGCAACCCAGACCTATAAGTTCCAATTAGACCAGACCCTTTCCGTAGAGGAAAAAAATCGGATTATGGGAAAAAAGGTAGCAATCGGACAGAACATTGATGCCATGGGAATTCCTTATTATCAGGCACAGGCAAATGCGTTTTTAAGAGAGTTTGCAAAACAGTTTAATGAGATTCAGAAAAAAGGTGTCACCTTGGATGGGACAGCTGGCGATTCCTTCTTTGTGGCAGAAAAGCCGGATGGAAGTGAATGGAACTTTGGAGATTATACAGCAACCACAGGAAATAGCATGAGTAGTTCAGGAAACTATTATTACATGTTGACAGGTGCAAATGTAGTGGTGACGGATAATGTAGTAAGGACGCCGCAGAATTTGGTAACTCTTACAGCAGACGAATTAGCAAATGGTACAGATAATCCATCACTGGTAAATGAAATGGCGTTGCTGTACAAGGATGTAAAGATGTTCCGAGGAGCCGGAGCAAATGAATTCTTACAGTGCTTGATTAGTGATAATTCGGTAGATACAGAAAAGGCAAGTCTTTTCTTAAAGAATTATAGTAATATATCAGAAACTATTGTACAGAAGAGAATGTCTATTTCAGGTGTGGATGAAGATGAAGAAGCACTTGATATGTTAAAATTCCAAAATGCTTATAATCTTGCTTCAAAAATGATACAGACTATGAGTGAGATGTATGATCGGTTGATTTTGGAAACCGGTGTATAAGGAGGGACTTAAATGAGAATTACTAACAGTATGATTAGCAGAAATAGCATGAATAATATGAATGCCAATAAGACCAATGTAAATACTCTGAATAATCAGATGTCTAGTCAGAAGAAAATATCCAGACCTTCCGAAGACCCGGTTGTTGCAATTCGTGCGCTGCGTTTGAGAAGTAATTTGAATGAATTGAATCAATATTTTGAAAAGAATATTCCGGATGCAGAATCCTGGATGGAGATTACGGAAAGTGCTTTAAAGAACATGAAGGATATCTTGACTTCAGTGCGTACCCAATGTGATCAGGGAGCCAATGATTCTCTTACAGCGGAAGATAGAAACGCTATCCTGAAAAATCTTCAGTCTTTGCGGAAACAGGTCTATGCAGAAAGTAATGCGGATTATGCCGGAAGAACTGTGTTTACCGGATATAAGACCAACTCCACCATGACTTTTTTGAAGGATGACTCTGACATAAAATATAGTATTAAAGAACCGGTATCCTATGAGAATATAGAGGAAAAGAATTATTATAGTAATTTAGTTACGATTCCTACAACGACCACAGGTGTTACCGGAGGAGTTGCGATAGCGGATATGCCACAGCAGGTGACGAATAAGCGAATTCGCTTGGCTTATGATAATTTGGGAGACATAAATGCGGCAGACTTGAAGTACATTGCAGCAGATGGAACAGAAACATCATTGGATGGTTATCGTTATACAGATGCAAGGGGAACAGCGCATACGGTAAGTGTAAACACAACCACAGATTATACCACATGGGCAAATGGCGGCTATCAGGTAGGTGATGATGAGATCATTTATCTGAAAGAAACCGGAGAGTTGATTCTTGGAAAGGATATTGCAAACCAGATAAGTAGCCAAAAAATGCAGTTATCTGCAAATTACACAAAACAGGGCTTTAAGACCGGAGAACTGAGACCGGAGCAGTATTTTGATTGTAAGAATATTACGGATTCGAATAATGTAATAACTTATACGAAGGAGAAGCAGGAAATCTCATATACAATCGCGTTTAATCAGACATTGGTAGTAAATACGCAAGGCTCTGATGTGTTCGATTCTTCTATCGGAAGAGATGTGGATGATTTAACAGATGCAGTAGAAGCTGCGATTGCAGCACATGATAAAGTGGATAAGATTAAGGCTATGATGGAGGAGACACAGTATTCTGATACAGTATCTCAAGAGGGGCTGAAACAGTGGTTGGAAGCAGCAGAAAAGGAAGCTGCCTATGCAGACGACAATATGCAGAAACTTTATTCTCAGGGAATTACTAAGTTTGATGGATATTTAAGTAATGTAGTATTAGCAACAACGGATTTGGGAAGCCGTGCAGACCGTCTGAATCTGACAAAAAACAGAATGTCTAATCAGCAGGCAACTTATGAAGAGTTAAAATCAAATAATGAAGACAAAGATTTGTCAGATATTATTATTGAATATACTTCTGCTTATACGGCATACCAGGCATCCTTGCAGGCTTCTGCGAAAGCAAACAGTCAGACATTATTAAATTACTTATAGTAAATTGGAGGAAAACAGATGAAGGTAAATACAAGGCTATTTGGGGAAATTGAGATTGAGAAAGACAAGATAATCTGCTTTGAAAATGGAATCATTGGATTTCCGGATTGCAAACAGTTTACGTTAATTTTTGATGAGACAGAAGATGGAGAGCGAAAAAATATCTCATGGTTACAGTCCTTAGATGAGCCTTCCTTTGCGCTTCCGGTCATGGATCCATTATTGGTGAAAGAAGATTATAATCCACAGGTAGAATATGAGCTACTAAAAAGTTTGGGAAATCTTACAGAAGAAAATACATATGTATTAGTAACTGTTACGGTACCAACAGATGTTAAGAAAATAAGTGTTAATCTGAGGGCTCCGATTGTTATTAATGTAGATGAATTGAAGGGAGAACAGTTAATTGTAGAAGACAGTTTTCCGGTAAAATATATGGTATACGATATTTTACAGAGCAAAAAGGCGAAGGCGGGTGAATAGGATGCTGGCATTAACCAGAAAAAAAGGTGAATCTATCATTATTAACAACAACATTGAAATCAGTATTCTGGAAATGCGTGGTGATCAGGTGAAGATAGGAATTAGCGCACCAAAGGAAGTTCCTGTTTACCGGAAGGAAGTATATTTGCAGATACAGGAAGAAAATAAGGCGGCAATTACTGCGGAAAGCTTACAGGCGTTAAAAAATATATTATAAATCATAAATTTTTAGAAAAAAGTACCGATATTTACATTAGGAAATATGCAGATGCAGCCGGATATTGCCAATTCGGCTGTTTCGTTCATCACACGGAGGTGAGTTGAAATGGCAATAGAAGCAGTCAATACTACTGGGGTGGCATATCAGGGAAGTAGCCAGAATCAAACAGTAGAAATAACAAATGTCGAGGCCAACAGTGAAACAGAAGCCAGTGCATTAAAAGATAACGGAAATGTACGGCGACAGGCGCAGGAACTAAATATAGATAATGGAAATGATGCAACAGAGAATAAGATGCAGTCACCAACTGAGGCACTGAAAAAGGCGGTAGAAGAAATTAATAAGCGAGTTACTAACTCAGAGGCAGTATTTGGCATTCATGAAGAAACCAATCGTGTAACAATTAAGATAGTTGATAAAGATTCACGAAAAGTATTAAAGGAGTATCCGCCGGAAAAGACACTTGATATGATTGCAAAAGTGTGGGAACTGGCAGGAATTTTGGTGGATGAGAAAGGATAGGAGGAATACATATGGCAATTAGAGTATCGGGTATGATATCTGGACTGGATACAGATTCTATTGTTCAGGAATTAGTATCTGCCTATAGTACCAAAAAGGATAAATATGTTAAGGCACAGACAAAGCTTGATTGGAAGATGGATGCCTGGAAGGACTTGAATAAGAAGGTAAACAGTCTTTATAAGAAAGCGGGCAATTTGAAAATGTCAGCAGCTTATACAAAAAAGACAACAACCTGTTCTGATACTACAAAGGCAACTGTAACTGCAAGTAATACGGCAATCAACGGAACGCAGAGCTTAAAAATTAACAAAGTGGCAAAAACAGGGTATATTACAGGTGCACTGCTTACGGATAATGTGACTGGTGCGACAACGTTAGGTGAGTTGGGAGTAACCGGAGATGCAGCGATAGCAGTTACTACTAAGTCCGGAACGAAACATATTACCCTCGGTAGAAGTAGTACCGTAAATGATGTGGTAGCACAGTTGAAGAATGCAGGAATTTCTGCTAACTATGATGAAAGGAACAAGAGATTTTTCGTAAGTGCCAAGGATAGCGGTGTGGAGAATGATTTTGCATTGACGGCTACAAATGCGAATGGAATTACAGCATTGCAGAAACTTGGCATCTATGTGAACAATTCATCTAATGATGCAGCATATCAGGCATGGGCAGCTTATGCGGGAAATACAGATGCTGAATTGGCAAATATTTTGGAAACCATTAAGACATATCAAGGGAATGCATCTACGCCGGGAAGTATTGCCCAACTGCAGCAGGATTCGGCAAATAGAAGAACGGAAAATACAAACCTTTTGAATAAGGTGAACTATGCAAGTAGTTACAAAGGGTTAAAAGAAACAATAGGTACGATGCCAACTATCGTAGAAAATGGTAGTGATGTAACGGTGCAGAAACAGGAAAGACTGTTTGAATTATTGACCAAGTCAGATGAATTGACAGATGATGAAAGGGCGGAATTAAATACGCTGAAAACACAACTTGGGCCAACAGATGAAAAGTGGAATGAGATGCAGCTGCAAGCTTCTATTATAAAAGGATTTGAGGCGAATTTGTTAAACGATACATTAACAAGTGCTGAGAGAACAGAATTAGAAGGCGTTAGGGATGACGTACATAATGCTTATGCGGTTGGCGGCGGTGGAGCAGCACGTATCGAAGAATTAGTTGGCGATGACAGTACACCGGATAGTTGGGTTGGAAAAATAAAGGCAAATAATGATGCAATTCAGGCAAATAATACTCAGATTGAAAATAAGAACAATTATATTAATCAACATGCAATATTAACAAGCGCAGCGCCGGCAAGCAATAATACTACTACAGCGGCGCGAGTAGCTATTCTTAGACAGAAGATTGATTTTGCAGTGGATCAGGTGAACAATCCGTCTGATTATAATAATGCTGACCCGAATGACCCGAACGGAGCAAAGCTTGTTACAGCGCAGGATGCAGTAATTGAATTAAATGGTGTAACCTATACCTCTGCAAGCAATAATATCACAGTGAATGGTCTTACTATTACGGCATTACAGGAGACAAATGGAGAAGAAATTAGTATTACGACTTCAGCAAACGCACAGGGTATGTATGATACTATCAAAGGTTTCCTGAAAGAGTACAATGAACTGATTAAAGAGATGGATACGTTGTACAATGCAAAATCAGCCAAGGGTTATGAGCCATTGACAGATGATGAAAAGGAGGCCATGACAGATAAGCAAATCGAGAAATGGGAGCAGAAGATTAAGGATTCCATTCTTAGAAGAGATGACCGTCTGTCTACGGTTATGAATACTATGACCATGGCAATGTCTCAGAGTTTTACACTTAGTAACGGAAAGACATATAGCCTCGCTTCCTTCGGAATTAAGACGCAGGGATATTTTGCAGCAGACGAGAACGAAGGTTATATGTATCACATCGATGGCGATGCAGATGATGAAATATCTTCGGGAAATGCAGATAAATTGCTGGCTGCAATTCAAGAGGATTCGGATTCCGTGCAGGAATTCTTCCAACAGTTGACGAGCAACTTATATGATGAATTACATGGAAAAATGGGAAAAAGTACTACAAGTCATAGTATTTACACCATTTATAATGATAAGACCATGCAGAAAGAATATGACGACTATACCAAGACCATTAAGAAATGGGAAGAAAAAGTAAAGGACATGGAAGATTATTATTATAAGAAGTTCTCTGCAATGGAGACGGCGTTATCAAAATTGCAGAGCCAGACAAGCGCATTAAGTGGCTTATTAGGAACATCCTAAAAGAATCAAGGAGGATAATTACGGATGATTGCAAACAAAGGATATGCAGCTTATAACAACAGTAAACTTATGACAGCTTCACCGGGAGAATTGACTCTTATGTTGTATGAAGGGGCAATCAAATTCTGCAATATTGCTATTGTAGCAATAGAGAATAAGGATATTCAAAAGGCTCATATCAATATTGTAAAGGTGGAAAATATCATAGAGGAATTTCGTGCGACTTTGGATCATAAGTATCCGGTAGCAGAAGATTTTGAGAAAGTCTATGTATATATTTATGACCGGTTGGTAGAAGCTAATATGAAAAAGGATAAAGAGATTTTAGAAGAGGTATTAAAGCATCTTCGTACTATGCGTGATACATGGAAAGAAGTTATGGTTCGTGCCAAACAGTAAGAACATAAGGGACTATTGCAAAAGAGGCAGTAGTCCTTTATTATATAACTATAGTGTACATGAGATAGTTATATGGGACCAAAAGTATTGGAGGATTACAAAGTTTATGCAGGATAAAGAATATATTGCAATTTTACAACAGAGTCTGGAAAAGAAAAATCGAATCCTAGATTTGATTGTTGAAAAAAATAAGGAACAGCGTATTCTTTTTACGGATGAGACCCTTCCGCCGGAAAGGCTAGAAGAAAATATAAAGGAAAAGGGAGACTTGGTCGATCAGTTGAACCAACTGGATGACGGGTTTGAACAGGTTTATAACCGGGTAAGAGAGATTTTGAATAAAGAAAAGGAAGCTTACCGGGATGAAATCAAGAAGATGCAGGAATTGATTCGGGAAATTACAGACAAGAGTGCTACAATACAGGCACAGGAGCAGAGAAATAAAGAACTTGCTGCTCAAAAGTTTGCATCGGTGAAGAAAGAAATTCGGAAAGCCCGTACCAGCACGAAGGCTGCCAGCCAGTATTATAAGAGTATGGCGAAAACGAATGTAGTAGACTCACAGTTTTTGGATAAGAAGAAATAAGAATGTAACTGGAGGGCGTTTTGATGGTAATACAGCACAACATGACATCAAGCAATGCCAACAGGCAACTAGGAATTAATACAAATAACAAGAAAAAGACGGTGGAGCGCCTTTCGAGTGGATACAGAATTAACAGGGCAGCAGATGATGCAGCCGGTCTTTCTATGTCTGAGAAAATGCGTTGGTCTGTCCGAGGATTACATCAGGCGAGTAGAAATATTGAAGATGGCTCCTCACTCGTGCAGGTGGCAGATGGTGGCATGAATGAGATACATGCTATTTTGCAACGCCAGAGAGAATTGGCAGTTCAGGCAGGAAATGATACCAACACCCCGGCAGACCGAAACGCTATCCAGCAGGAAATCAATGCACTTTCCGTAGAGATTACCAGAATTGCTAATGATACCACCTTTAATACGAAGCATATATTGAATAGCGAAGGAAATCTGACCCATGGACCGGTAACCGCAGATACTGCGGTGCTGACATTGGTGGATACCCCAGGCATCAATACCCGTAATGGAAGTATAACAGGATTTTTTGCTACCAACGCTGAAGGAAGCATAAGATCTCAGTTGTTGTATGGAAGTAGTGGTGCAGGTACCAGTTGGATGAATGTAGAGGTAGAAGTGGGCGGGCAGGGATATAGATTGTATACATATGATACAACCGACATGTCGGCGCATTGTAGTATTACGAATAATATACTTGCTGCTGGGGTAGAATCCACCTTTCGATATAGTGATGACAACGGAACACCGATTTTCGATGTTGTACGTACCATAACGAAAATGGCAAATCCAAGTGGAAATGGTGGGGAGGTCTATAAGATGGATTTTGCGGTAAAAAATCTTACTGGTGAAGCCATGACAGCTAGCATCGAGATGGAATTTGACGTTAAGTTTTCATCAATCGGAGGGGGGGGCTGGTAATGATAATCCTAAGTTTTTGATGGATGATGATGTAGTGGAAACGGTGATTCAGTCCTCTATCAAATATCCGGATGCGAATGGGCAGATGCCAAGTGTTATGAACCTCTATAACGAAGATAACCCCTACTTGAATGTCCAGTGTATTATTGCTGGGTATGGGAGTTCCACACCAGACTATGTAAAGATAGGGAATTATAGCAGTCTGATAGGAAATGGATTTCGAGAAGGGCAGGGCATTTATGATTCAGGATATTCCGTAGGCTGGGGTAATATCAGCCTTGCACCGGGAGCAGCATCAACAGCATATACCACTATGTATGGCGTATCAGATCCATTGCAGAATCCGATACTGGCAGGAAGTCATTCTACACCGGTAGAACTCTATATTCAAGCAAGTGACCGGGCACATACGGCAATTGTCATTCCACTGGTAGATTGCCGGGCAGAGAAACTGGGGGTAGATGCACTGAGTGTCATGTCCTTTGATGATGCAGGAGCATCACTGGATAAAATAGATAAGGCAATAGATAAGGTATCAGAATATCGTTCGACGATGGGAGCTATCTATAATCGCCTGGAAAAGGCAAAGAGCAATGTGGATAATGTAGAAGAGAACATGCAGTCAGCAGAATCCAGACTCCGAGATGCCGACATGGCAACGGAAATGGTAGAATATTCCAAACATAACATTCTGGAGCAGACGGGACAATCTATGCTGGCACAGGCAGGCAAGATGACAGAAGGAGTATTGCAGTTATTGCAATAATAAAAAATAAAAAAATTTTTAAATTAGGTGTTAAGTATCGAAGAAAGTCTCCGATATAAAATACAAGTAAGCAAGTTACTTAAGCTTCAGTGACTATAAACCGAATGGAGCGTACGGCCGGACGGGGGGTCACAAACTAAATTAAATTGCAGCATGGAAGCTGCAGCATATTCAAGGAGGAATAATATTATGGTAGTACAACACAACATGCAGGCAATGAATGCCAACAGACAGTTAGGAATCACAACAAGTGCACAGGCTAAGTCCACAGAAAAATTATCTTCTGGATACAGAATTAACCGTGCAGGCGATGACGCAGCTGGATTATCTATTTCTGAAAAAATGAGAAGTCAGATCAAAGGCTTAAACAAAGCTTCTGACAACGCTCAGGATGGTATCTCCGCTATTCAGGTAGCTGAAGGTGCATTAAATGAAACTCATTCTATCTTACAGAGAATGAACGAATTAGCAACTCAGGCAGCTAACGATACCAACACAACTATTGATAGAAATGCAATCCAGGCTGAAATTGATGCTTTAACATCTGAAATCGACAGAATCAGAAGCACAACTCAGTTCAATACTCAGAACTTACTGGATGGAAGCTTTTCTGGAAAGAACCTTCAG is a window from the Roseburia sp. 499 genome containing:
- a CDS encoding flagellin N-terminal helical domain-containing protein, with the protein product MVVQHNMQAMNANRQLGITTSAQAKSTEKLSSGYRINRAGDDAAGLSISEKMRSQIKGLNKASDNAQDGISAIQVAEGALNETHSILQRMNELATQAANDTNTTIDRNAIQAEIDALTSEIDRIRSTTQFNTQNLLDGSFSGKNLQIGSLQGQGITISVSNMESSAIGVNGLKVSSFDSAGSAMSKIQSAIDIVSTQRSALGALQNRLEHTIANLDNIAENTQSAESRIRDVDMAEEMVEYSKNNILAQAGQSMLAQANQSTQGVLSLLQ